CGAAAGGAAATCACCTGGGGTTGTGGAAAGGTCCGGCCTTATTGGCAAATAGGGGGACATGATCACCCTCTTTGTACCTATGATTGGTTCCATCAGCTCCCACCCTCAAACCACAAGCCATTACGAGAAGAACCAACGTAGATAACTCCATCTTCAAGATCCTCGAACCTGAAATCGATCAAATAAAACTCCAAATCAGCCCTCAAATCCATACATTTCGCTGAGGCTTTCTAACCGATGCTCACCTTCGTTCCCGAGCCGAGGAAGACCGAAGGGGGCGATCGGCTCGCTGGTGGATAGGCACGTGCGAGAGTCCATTTCtaattatacataaatatataatgcAACGATAAATTCTAATTAGTCTAATTAATTTGGGGGCTTACAGAACAGGAAACACGCTTCTTGGATTCGATTCAAGAATCGAATCTGTCCAATCCCGCGCGGCCATTGCCTATATAGTCGTATCCCTCTCCTCTCCCACTCTCGCTCTGTCTTCTCGCCTGCCTCTCGCCTCTCCTCTGTtccattctccttctcctcctcctagttgATTTCCTCACCTCTCTTCATCAAGAAACCGTTTTTAGTCGTCCATGGATCCCGTCGACGTCGTTCCGAGTGGttacaggttccttcccacggcggaggaactcgtgGTCGACTACCTCGCCAACTGCGTTGCCGGCACACGGCTCCCTagccgcgctgtcgccttcgccgatgtctacggcaccgagccgtggaatcttctctgcaacggtcgacaggagggctatttctttgcggagcgcaagcccaagaacagcggcGGCCCGCGCGTCGATCGAAGGGCCGGCACCGGTTCTTGGACTCTGAACAAAAAGCAAGAACCCGTCAAGTCCATCGTCGacgggcgcgagatggtggtggGACGAAAGAGCTTCCTCTCCTTCAACGATGGCCGGCGGAAAAACTCCGGGTGGGTAATGTATGAGTATGAGATGTGTTCCCCGGGcttcgagagacgagttctctgtcacgttaAGAAGAGTTCGCATCATGCCATCTCCGGCGGCAATTTCATCAAAAAGGTTGAGTCGACGTTCACGGAGGCCGCGACAGAGACGATCTCCGGCGGCAGCCTCGTTGGgcagaagagaaatagagaggaatcttctactctctcagCAAAAGCATTGACTCCCTCAAAGAAGCCAGCACATTCATTgcagtccgacgtctcaccacctccaaccgcggtggtgcaacaTCCCATATCGGCTCGTCCTGTGACACCCCCGGAGAGTCGTCTTTCCTCGGTCGACTCAgttgcaccgaacgaagccggagtcccATCCGCCGCTCTATCGTCAACGGATGTCGGCGGAGGTGAGCCCTTGATAACTGTGGAAGAActcgaagcattcttggcttcgccttcgccgtcggtcgatcttggcgaTGAACAGAACTGCATCGACGATGCTTTCTTCACCCGAGAGGTTGAAGCCTCCTTgatgtcggatgacaccgacacagcctcgaataccatcccgaaggcctcgCCGTCAGGCCTTGTCGATCCTCGCTtgatgcccgatgacactcgaattgattcgaccacggtcgtaGAGGTTTCCACGTCATCGTCGTCGATCGACTTGGTCGCGTGTGAGAAGATGTACTTCACCGACGATCCCTTCTTTTGGAGCCTGGAAGAGGTCCATGCCTTCCtgatgtccgatgacaccttCGCTGCATCGACTACGGAACAAATGGCGTGCGTGGACGATGCTCGCTCGACAACCCCGAAAGCGTTGCAAGCCTCGTTGATTTCTGATGGCACCGGCACTGATTCGACCACGGCCGAAGTGGTTTCGTCGTCATCGTCGTACGACTTTGTTGGGTATGAGCAGACGGAGAACGTAGTTGATGTCGACGACTTCATGCAAGAGATCGATGCCCTCATGAAGTCCGATGACACACCTGTGGATTCGGCAATGATCTCGTGGCTGGAGCAGTAGCTTGGAAAGCTTGTATGGAAAATgttgtttgttcatgtatatcataatactggaaggaaaagaaaattcatgttcATGCAAATATTGGCGACAataaagttcaattttcatcccATGTATTGTTGTTTCCTTCATACGTTGGTATTTATATGATATTGTGTAGCTAATGAACTCATAATTTGAGATATCACTGTCTCGTCCTCATGCATCAACATATCATAGTTGGTCACCATCCTCAGGGAGAAACAGTCATGGGTGGGTTGACCATATATCAAAGTCAGACATTTGGATGATTGCTGTCACCAAATATTGACTTCTTCTAACCATCATCcagtaaatcatttttatgtgaTTCATGATGTTATTGTGGAGATTTAAAGGATACTGATGAAGCCCTCCCGTAGCTGAACAGTATATTTGATTGTTCATTGACATCGCTTTAAAACCATGAATGATCAAGAAAAAGAGAACAATAGAGCTGCCGCAACTGTATTAAATAGATTTTGTGCACACCATTTCCTCTCATAATCTTGCATATATTTAACAACATAAGCACACCAACGCCAAATTGGCAATGACTACATAATACCAACAAATTGATATTTCAACAGCATAGAGATCATCAGTGACGATTCAGTTCAAAAAAACCGGTATCTATTCTCTTAATTCGCACACAAACGATAGCCCGATTGCCTTCGTTAATGTTTCGATACAAtagataggtttagaagtttgagCAAATCTGTACAACGGATGCCACCATCAATGCCAATCTCCACAACACCAGTTGCACAGGTATGCAGATCCCTTGGAGCATCGCACCATCAGACATCCTCTCCGTGGGCAGCTCCAGCAATCGGGTTTCCTGCATCTAATTTGGCAGCAACAGTTGGTCGTGAAGGTGGTGGTGCTGGTGGTTGCAGCAGCTTTGgcagggagtttgagagtttgccgGATCTTCTTGAGCCGGGTTGCAGTCGTGAGGTTCTCCATTTCCCGAATAAACTTGCATAGGTGACGGATGTAGTCTGGATATAACTCTAGGTTGCAATGACCTCCTCCTTTGATCCATAAGGGATCGTATGGTTCTTCCGCTAGTTTCCATAAACCATGTCCATGAAGCCAATTCACTACATCATCTTCGGTACCCTACAAGAAGACATCCAACTGTTAAAACAAAACAGAATCTACTGGGAATATTTATAATGATCATTCTGACACACATTTTAACTTGTAAATAAGAGGTATCGGTTCACactaaatacaaggaattattgACAATCTACAACACAAATTGTCAACTGGTACATattagaacataaaacaaaatcactaCTAATAACAGGCTTAAATAGAATCAATGGAGAAGACACAGTTACAAGCTCGATGATTACTAACTAACATTGATCGAGAGATGTATCATGATATCTTAATGTGTCACTGCAGTTATCTTTGAAAATATCGACCTTGGTTCCAAAATGAATGTCTTAATTACCGCCATTGAATGGCTACTCTAGTCTATGtaaatcaataataataagagGGGTCGTTGTTCCACACAAAGGAATCTCCATGTGGTTGCAATATTGAAAAGTTAGTTCTTCACCAGAGACACTTCTGTTAGGTTGACTCGATTAAATTCTTATGGAATATGAATTAAAGATGAACACACAATGTATGGAGGAAACAAAGAAAAGGAATAAGGTATATCTAGTTATCTACCACCCACATGATAGACGAAAACTTGAAGCCCATGGAAACTCTTGTAAACTGTGTCAATTAAAATGAATGAAATAGCACTAGAAGTTCTTGAAAGACGAACTGAAAT
The window above is part of the Musa acuminata AAA Group cultivar baxijiao chromosome BXJ1-1, Cavendish_Baxijiao_AAA, whole genome shotgun sequence genome. Proteins encoded here:
- the LOC135587782 gene encoding transmembrane 9 superfamily member 2-like yields the protein MDSRTCLSTSEPIAPFGLPRLGNEGSRILKMELSTLVLLVMACGLRVGADGTNHRYKEGDHVPLFANKAGPFHNPSETYRYYDLPFCSPEHVTEKTEALGEVLSGDRMVDAPYLLNFLEEQQSNLYDSHACAQK
- the LOC135587801 gene encoding protein CUP-SHAPED COTYLEDON 2-like, whose translation is MDPVDVVPSGYRFLPTAEELVVDYLANCVAGTRLPSRAVAFADVYGTEPWNLLCNGRQEGYFFAERKPKNSGGPRVDRRAGTGSWTLNKKQEPVKSIVDGREMVVGRKSFLSFNDGRRKNSGWVMYEYEMCSPGFERRVLCHVKKSSHHAISGGNFIKKVESTFTEAATETISGGSLVGQKRNREESSTLSAKALTPSKKPAHSLQSDVSPPPTAVVQHPISARPVTPPESRLSSVDSVAPNEAGVPSAALSSTDVGGGEPLITVEELEAFLASPSPSVDLGDEQNCIDDAFFTREVEASLMSDDTDTASNTIPKASPSGLVDPRLMPDDTRIDSTTVVEVSTSSSSIDLVACEKMYFTDDPFFWSLEEVHAFLMSDDTFAASTTEQMACVDDARSTTPKALQASLISDGTGTDSTTAEVVSSSSSYDFVGYEQTENVVDVDDFMQEIDALMKSDDTPVDSAMISWLEQ